The following coding sequences lie in one Aquisalimonas asiatica genomic window:
- the glpD gene encoding glycerol-3-phosphate dehydrogenase: MTNENSNYDLVVVGGGINGAGIARDAAGRGLRVLLCERDDIAAHTSSASTKLIHGGLRYLEYYEFSLVRKALKEREVLLKAAPHIIWPMRFVMPHTRSLRPRWMIRAGLFLYDHLGGRSSLPGSRGLRLATDPAGQPLRPEFTDGFAYSDCWVQDSRLVVLNALDAAERGAEVCIHTACVGARREGDHWAVDLQDQHSGANRTIQARALVNAAGPWVSRFLQSVTGRAEQAAGKHVRLVKGSHLVVPRLFDHDQAYLLQNDDRRVIFVIPYEHDYSLIGTTDEAFEGDPRSLSISDAETEYLCNTINHYFQRAITPADVVWSYAGVRPLYDDAAADASAVTRDYVLDLDTDGGRAPLLSVFGGKITTYRTLAEDALAQLAGPLQLAARPWTATETLPGGDIPAADFDAWLAALGEDYPFLPPGLLWRYARNYGTRMHTLVGHARSLDDLGEHLGDGMYTAELDYLIRYEWARTADDVLWRRSRMGLHVSETTRQAIDAWFSRHGAPEQPGLTGEAHRAAR, encoded by the coding sequence ATGACAAACGAAAACAGCAACTACGATCTCGTCGTAGTCGGAGGAGGCATCAACGGAGCGGGGATTGCACGGGACGCGGCGGGCCGGGGCCTGCGCGTGCTGCTCTGCGAACGGGACGACATCGCCGCGCACACCTCCTCCGCGAGTACCAAGCTCATCCACGGCGGCCTGCGTTATCTCGAGTACTACGAGTTCAGCCTGGTCCGCAAGGCGCTCAAGGAGCGGGAGGTGCTGCTCAAGGCGGCGCCCCACATCATCTGGCCGATGCGCTTCGTCATGCCGCACACCCGCTCGCTCCGCCCCCGGTGGATGATTCGCGCCGGACTGTTTCTCTACGACCACCTTGGCGGGCGCAGCAGCCTGCCGGGCTCCCGGGGGCTCAGGCTCGCCACCGATCCGGCCGGACAGCCACTGCGCCCGGAGTTCACCGATGGCTTCGCCTACTCCGACTGCTGGGTGCAGGACTCACGGCTGGTGGTACTGAACGCCCTGGATGCCGCCGAGCGCGGCGCCGAAGTGTGCATCCATACGGCCTGTGTCGGTGCCCGACGCGAAGGGGATCACTGGGCGGTGGACCTACAGGACCAGCACTCGGGCGCGAACCGCACCATCCAGGCCCGCGCCCTGGTCAATGCCGCCGGTCCCTGGGTCAGCCGCTTCCTCCAGTCCGTCACGGGCAGGGCCGAGCAGGCTGCGGGCAAGCACGTGCGGCTGGTGAAGGGCAGCCACCTGGTGGTGCCGAGGCTGTTCGATCACGATCAGGCCTACCTGCTGCAGAATGACGACCGTCGCGTCATCTTCGTGATCCCCTACGAACACGACTACTCCCTGATCGGCACCACCGACGAGGCCTTCGAGGGCGACCCGCGCAGCCTGTCCATCTCGGACGCGGAAACGGAATACCTCTGCAACACCATCAATCACTACTTCCAGCGCGCCATCACCCCGGCGGACGTGGTGTGGAGCTACGCCGGTGTGCGCCCCCTGTACGACGACGCAGCGGCGGACGCATCGGCGGTCACCCGCGACTACGTTCTCGACCTGGACACCGATGGCGGGCGGGCACCGCTGCTGTCGGTGTTCGGCGGCAAGATCACCACCTACCGCACGCTGGCCGAAGACGCGCTGGCGCAGCTTGCCGGCCCGCTGCAACTGGCCGCCAGACCCTGGACGGCGACGGAAACCCTTCCGGGTGGAGACATCCCGGCGGCCGACTTCGACGCGTGGCTGGCCGCCCTCGGCGAGGACTACCCGTTCCTGCCGCCGGGCCTGCTGTGGCGCTACGCCCGCAACTACGGCACCCGGATGCATACCCTGGTGGGTCATGCACGGTCGCTGGACGACCTGGGGGAACACCTCGGCGACGGCATGTACACGGCGGAACTGGATTACCTGATTCGGTACGAGTGGGCCCGGACCGCGGACGACGTCCTGTGGCGGCGTTCGCGCATGGGCCTGCACGTCTCCGAAACCACCAGGCAGGCAATCGATGCCTGGTTCTCACGGCACGGCGCCCCGGAACAACCCGGACTCACCGGGGAGGCTCACCGGGCGGCGCGCTGA